In Methylomagnum ishizawai, one DNA window encodes the following:
- a CDS encoding Lrp/AsnC family transcriptional regulator, whose product MNALERTLINDLQGGFPICERPYLAVAERLGLTEEAVIEGLRGLLDQGILSRFGPLYHAERMGGALSLAALAVPEADYERVVAEVNAFPEVAHNYARDHALNMWFVLATEKPERKAEVIAGIEATTGLKVHDMPKLAEYYVGLRLEV is encoded by the coding sequence ATGAACGCACTGGAACGCACCCTCATCAACGACCTACAAGGCGGTTTTCCCATCTGCGAGCGGCCCTACTTGGCGGTCGCGGAACGCCTGGGCTTGACCGAGGAAGCAGTCATCGAAGGACTGCGCGGCTTGTTGGACCAAGGCATCCTGAGCCGTTTCGGGCCGCTCTACCATGCTGAGCGCATGGGCGGGGCGCTGAGCCTGGCGGCGCTGGCCGTGCCCGAGGCCGATTACGAGCGGGTGGTGGCCGAGGTCAACGCCTTCCCGGAAGTCGCCCACAACTACGCCCGCGACCATGCCTTGAACATGTGGTTCGTCCTCGCGACCGAAAAGCCGGAGCGCAAGGCCGAAGTCATCGCGGGGATAGAAGCCACCACCGGCTTGAAGGTCCACGATATGCCCAAGCTGGCCGAATATTACGTGGGCCTGCGCCTGGAGGTATGA